Proteins from a single region of Candidatus Thermoplasmatota archaeon:
- a CDS encoding IS1634 family transposase, with product MYLRKTVRKKNGKKYEYWRVVVSFRDKKRKVLQKTIRNLGKLTNEEVLKWRLFLSVKSLEEIVIAKWEDIKIKSVREGISVAVLHNLWVYWGLRDLICSLLDEKTQNVAGALVINRCVHPDSDYKVSSWYNKTLLPFIQAKEELNPTEIYRTLDKILEIEKEIQVHLYKRIKELGLDEFNLVFYDLTSTYFEGNGPPLATFGHSRDKRGDKPQIILAIAVTKKGFPFWWKVFSGNTVDSQTLIEIVSSLKEQFNLNECALVVDKGIVTDKNLDSLEKEGYSFVSTISRSKIRSLKGFPFEFLKTINESNLSEKLSYFDYYNKRAYYKELGVISDRRYILCFNPEKFIEERHNRKEKLSSIEKYFEKLNIELENAKYNRDKEKLRNKIYYYLKRRDSLRFFNVEVGDRIKYSISRVKKEEVLDGVYVLCSNLMEPSCKELISAYRNRIKIECAFHHIKSFVDVRPIYHHLNKRVRAHILICMLGYLLNLTFEHFIRDELEDMTGRKIYEELEKEDACEIEVNGVSRMKLKEPSPFVHKALRILSSHSVVGMDFLSKLRAVM from the coding sequence ATGTATTTAAGGAAAACTGTAAGAAAGAAAAATGGTAAAAAGTATGAATATTGGCGGGTTGTCGTATCTTTCAGGGATAAGAAGAGGAAGGTTTTGCAGAAGACTATCCGTAATTTAGGGAAGTTAACGAATGAGGAGGTTTTGAAGTGGAGGCTATTTCTTTCTGTTAAGTCGCTTGAAGAAATTGTGATAGCGAAATGGGAAGATATAAAAATTAAGTCAGTTCGTGAAGGGATTTCAGTTGCTGTGCTTCACAATTTATGGGTATATTGGGGGCTTCGGGATTTAATTTGCTCTCTTTTAGATGAGAAGACACAAAATGTTGCAGGGGCTCTTGTGATTAATAGGTGCGTTCATCCAGATAGTGATTATAAAGTTAGTAGCTGGTATAATAAGACACTTCTTCCTTTCATTCAAGCTAAAGAAGAACTTAATCCAACAGAGATTTATAGGACATTGGATAAAATTTTGGAGATTGAAAAAGAGATTCAGGTTCATCTTTATAAAAGGATAAAAGAGTTAGGATTAGATGAATTTAATTTAGTATTTTATGACCTCACCTCTACTTATTTTGAGGGCAATGGTCCTCCATTAGCTACTTTTGGGCATTCAAGAGATAAGAGAGGTGATAAGCCTCAAATCATATTAGCTATAGCAGTCACAAAGAAGGGGTTCCCATTTTGGTGGAAGGTATTTAGTGGCAACACAGTAGATTCACAAACTTTAATTGAGATAGTTAGTTCTTTAAAAGAACAGTTTAACTTAAATGAATGTGCATTAGTTGTGGATAAGGGGATTGTGACAGATAAAAATTTAGATAGCCTTGAGAAGGAGGGCTATTCTTTTGTGAGTACAATTTCGAGGTCAAAAATTCGTTCGCTTAAAGGGTTTCCTTTTGAGTTCTTAAAGACAATAAATGAGAGCAATTTATCCGAGAAATTAAGTTATTTTGATTATTATAATAAGCGGGCATATTATAAGGAGTTGGGTGTTATTTCTGATCGCAGGTATATTCTGTGTTTTAATCCTGAGAAGTTTATAGAAGAGAGGCATAATCGTAAAGAAAAGCTCTCTTCTATTGAGAAGTATTTTGAGAAACTTAATATTGAGCTTGAGAATGCAAAATATAATAGGGATAAAGAGAAATTAAGAAATAAGATTTATTATTATCTTAAGAGGCGTGATAGTTTAAGGTTTTTCAATGTGGAAGTTGGTGATAGGATTAAATATTCTATTTCTCGGGTCAAGAAGGAGGAGGTTCTTGATGGTGTTTATGTATTATGTTCAAATCTTATGGAGCCATCCTGTAAAGAACTTATAAGTGCTTATCGTAATCGTATAAAGATTGAGTGTGCTTTTCATCATATTAAGTCGTTTGTTGATGTTCGTCCCATTTATCATCATTTAAATAAGAGGGTTAGGGCTCACATTCTTATATGTATGCTTGGGTATCTATTGAATCTGACCTTTGAACATTTTATTCGTGATGAATTAGAAGATATGACAGGCAGAAAGATTTACGAGGAACTCGAGAAAGAAGATGCCTGTGAGATTGAGGTTAATGGTGTAAGTAGGATGAAGTTAAAGGAGCCATCTCCGTTTGTGCATAAGGCTTTACGAATTCTTTCTTCTCATAGTGTAGTAGGGATGGATTTTTTAAGTAAGTTGAGGGCGGTCATGTAA
- a CDS encoding IS110 family transposase translates to MKYIGVDLHQNFSQIFLHDKETEETIERRIPNEFDAISSFFTQFDGDCKVAIEATRNWYWLVDLLQSMGTDVILSNPVQTKAIAYARVKNDKVDARMLSQLLENDLLAEAWIPSPEQRRVREMLRMRLRLVKIRTMAKNVIRSSLAKLNVRTEHQDIWRGRGREELESVTLEEPYDMIIDQLLEIIDLATDFIMRWERKVKERVKKDKEAMDNCRLLETHPGIGDISAFTILYESGPISRFSFLDDYIPYVGLSPKTRGSADKYRTGHLSKQANMYLKWIYVEIATHIIRMGKGPLWLYYQKKRWHRGKPVAKIALAREIATDVYFMLRDNIDYATFLKRGKERRAGHASEKANL, encoded by the coding sequence ATGAAGTATATAGGTGTAGATTTGCACCAGAACTTCTCGCAAATTTTCTTACACGACAAGGAAACAGAAGAAACTATTGAGAGAAGGATCCCAAATGAGTTCGATGCTATAAGTAGTTTCTTTACTCAGTTTGACGGAGATTGCAAAGTTGCTATTGAAGCCACCAGAAATTGGTATTGGCTTGTTGACTTGCTTCAATCCATGGGGACAGATGTAATACTCTCTAACCCTGTTCAGACAAAAGCGATTGCATACGCAAGAGTGAAGAATGATAAAGTAGATGCAAGAATGTTATCTCAGTTATTAGAGAATGATTTACTTGCAGAGGCCTGGATTCCATCACCAGAACAGCGAAGAGTAAGGGAAATGCTGAGAATGAGATTAAGACTTGTAAAGATCAGGACAATGGCAAAAAATGTAATTCGCTCTTCTCTTGCGAAATTAAATGTAAGGACTGAGCACCAAGATATATGGAGAGGCAGAGGGAGAGAAGAACTTGAGAGTGTAACTTTGGAAGAACCTTACGATATGATTATTGACCAGCTTCTCGAAATTATAGATCTTGCAACCGATTTTATAATGAGATGGGAGCGAAAGGTAAAAGAAAGAGTGAAGAAAGATAAAGAGGCAATGGATAATTGTAGACTTTTAGAAACTCATCCCGGAATAGGTGATATTTCTGCTTTTACTATTCTTTACGAGAGTGGTCCAATAAGTAGATTTTCATTTTTAGATGACTACATTCCTTATGTTGGTTTATCCCCGAAAACGAGGGGAAGTGCAGATAAATATAGGACTGGCCATTTATCGAAGCAAGCAAATATGTATTTGAAATGGATTTATGTGGAGATAGCAACTCATATAATTAGGATGGGGAAAGGGCCACTCTGGCTTTACTATCAGAAGAAAAGGTGGCATCGTGGTAAGCCTGTAGCAAAGATAGCTCTTGCGAGAGAGATTGCTACAGATGTTTATTTTATGTTAAGAGACAATATAGATTATGCTACTTTTTTAAAGAGGGGAAAAGAAAGGAGAGCCGGACATGCTTCTGAAAAAGCTAACCTTTAA